A genome region from Glycine max cultivar Williams 82 chromosome 5, Glycine_max_v4.0, whole genome shotgun sequence includes the following:
- the LOC100778530 gene encoding serine/threonine/tyrosine-protein kinase HT1, producing the protein MKNLYWFKEISNNVRSGRRLSLGEYKRAVSWSKYLVSSGAAIKGEGEEEWSADLSQLFIGSKFASGRHSRIYRGIYKHMDVAIKLVSQPEEDEDLAVLLEKQFTSEVALLFRLRHPNIITFVAACKKPPVFCIITEYLAGGSLRKYLVQQGPHSVTHKVVLKLALDIARGMQYLHSQGILHRDLKSENLLLGEDLCVKVADFGISCLESQTGSAKGFTGTYRWMAPEMIKEKRHTKKVDVYSFAIVLWELLTGLTPFDNMTPEQAAYAVTHKNERPPLPCDCPKAFSHLINRCWSSNPDKRPHFNEIVTILESYIEALEQDPEFFSTYKPRPNNIILRCLSKCSNIFASCKA; encoded by the exons ATGAAGAACTTATACTGGTTCAAAGAGATTTCTAACAACGTGAGATCAGGGAGAAGGCTTTCACTAGGGGAATACAAGAGAGCAGTGTCATGGTCAAAGTATTTGGTCTCTTCTGGGGCGGCCATAaagggagaaggagaagaagaatggagTGCTGATCTGTCTCAGTTGTTCATAGGGTCAAAATTTGCCTCTGGCAGGCATAGCAGGATCTACAGAGGCATCTACAAGCACATGGATGTTGCAATTAAGCTGGTGAGTCAACCTGAGGAGGATGAGGACTTGGCTGTTTTGCTTGAGAAGCAATTCACTTCTGAGGTTGCTTTGCTCTTTCGATTGCGCCATCCAAATATCATTACT TTTGTTGCAGCTTGCAAGAAACCTCCTGTGTTCTGCATAATTACTGAATATTTGGCTGGGGGTTCCTTGAGAAAATACTTGGTTCAGCAAGGGCCACATTCAGTTACTCACAAAGTTGTTCTGAAATTAGCTTTAGACATAGCACGGGGAATGCAATATCTTCATTCTCAGGGTATACTTCACAGGGATCTCAAATCAGAAAACCTGCTGTTGGGGGAAGATTTGTGCGTAAAAGTAGCAGATTTTGGGATCTCTTGCTTGGAATCTCAGACAGGCAGTGCAAAAGGATTCACTGGAACATACCGTTGGATGGCACCTGAAATGATCAAAGAAAAGCGTCACACCAAGAAAGTAGATGTCTATAGTTTCGCCATAGTTCTATGGGAACTATTAACAGGATTGACGCCATTTGACAACATGACACCAGAGCAAGCAGCATATGCTGTGACTCACAAG AATGAAAGGCCTCCGTTGCCATGTGACTGTCCAAAGGCATTTAGCCATCTCATCAACAGATGCTGGTCAAGCAACCCTGATAAAAGGCCACATTTTAATGAGATAGTCACAATTTTGGAGAGCTACATTGAAGCACTTGAGCAGGATCCAGAATTTTTCTCTACTTACAAACCACGTCCTAATAATATAATTCTCAGATGCTTATCAAAATGTAGTAATATATTTGCTTCTTGCAAAGCTTAG
- the LOC100812568 gene encoding CASP-like protein 4A3, translating to MNTSDSPTNFDSPHSPLRSSPLSDNGDPFHSPENSPQNDLRDNSRAIVIVETTSTQFAQAAPPAPESEHRNPPPETFITRPVRPDTRSPGVVGRTRPRAVAPPRPMVPKREVMAKKVAFCFRLSEVVLCLISFSVMAADKTRGWSGDSFDRYKEYRYCLSVNVIAFVYAAFQAGDLAYQVVTGRRIINHHLRYHFDFFMDQVLAYLLISAASSAATRVDDWQSNWGKDEFTEMASASIALAFLAFVAFAISSLFSGYNLCTLFS from the exons ATGAACACCTCCGACTCACCCACAAACTTCGACTCGCCCCACTCACCTCTCCGTTCCTCCCCGCTCTCCGATAACGGCGACCCCTTCCACTCGCCGGAAAACTCGCCGCAAAATGACCTCCGCGACAACTCCCGCGCCATCGTCATCGTCGAGACAACATCAACTCAGTTCGCCCAGGCCGCGCCCCCCGCGCCGGAATCCGAGCACCGGAACCCGCCGCCGGAGACCTTCATCACCCGTCCCGTGAGGCCGGATACGAGGTCTCCGGGCGTTGTTGGTCGGACGCGACCGAGGGCGGTGGCGCCGCCCAGGCCGATGGTGCCAAAAAGAGAGGTGATGGCGAAAAAGGTGGCGTTTTGTTTCCGGTTAAGCGAAGTAGTGCTGTGTCTGATTTCGTTTTCGGTTATGGCCGCGGATAAGACCCGTGGTTGGAGCGGTGATTCTTTTGACCGCTACAAGGAATACAG GTATTGTTTATCAGTGAATGTTATTGCATTTGTATACGCAGCGTTTCAAGCGGGTGATCTGGCGTATCAAGTAGTAACGGGGAGACGCATAATCAATCACCACCTGCGTTACCACTTTGATTTCTTCATGGATCAG GTTTTGGCGTATCTTTTGATATCGGCTGCATCATCTGCTGCCACAAGGGTTGATGACTGGCAATCGAATTGGGGAAAAGATGAGTTCACAGAGATGGCTAGTGCTTCAATTGCGTTGGCCTTTCTTGCTTTTGTTGCCTTTGCTATTAGCTCCTTATTCTCTGGCTACAACCTCTGCACTCTGTTCTCATAG
- the LOC100813461 gene encoding protein KINESIN LIGHT CHAIN-RELATED 3: MPEIVTNGVNDERRVNEMNEIGNISPLRETPSPIKNLRSSLSPQRRQSVGPNFPVNRVIDTSSIDRLHGNVCDKQSSSQSPSRQSFGSDGNESKTDSELHNLVKEGVKKKTKGDSRSEASSKMGSLSNDKKLDRIRPATASGVVSQKLKKASQSQLALEFPSRSRPKGKSPPPKPPVDRKNDNNPLGKQNTRVIRVKKTVGGRSLSQSHIENFTGSALDRPDLGLALLNQARNMISSGDNPMKALELSLQAMKLFERAAAYGKPSLDLAMCLHVTAAIYCSLGHFSEAIPIIERSIEIPTIEEDHQHAIAKFAGHMHLGDIYAMLGHLEKSIKCYTEGLKVQRKALGETDPKVGETCRYVAEANFQALQFDEAERLCQIALDIHRANGSPSSLEEAADRRLMGLICEANGKHEAALEHLVLASMAMVANGQHVEVASVDCNIGDTYLSLARYDEAIFAYQRALAVYRTHKGENHPSVGSVFVRLADLYCRTWKIRESKSYCESALKIYENPMPGVPPEEVASGFMNVSAIYESMNELEQALKLLHKALEILNEASGQQNTIAGIEAQMGVMYYVLENYTESYNTFKNAVSKLRATGEKKSAFFGTVLNQMGLACVQLHALDEAVELFEEARVILEQENGPYHPETLGVYGNLAGTYDAIGRLDEAIEILENIVVMREEKLGTANPDVVDEKRRLDELLKETGRVRNRKTKSLEILFDANPRTIKNLVVEA; this comes from the exons ATGCCAGAGATCGTTACAAATGGAGTTAATGATGAAAGAagagtaaatgaaatgaatgagATTGGGAACATTTCACCCTTGAGGGAAACCCCAAGTCCAATCAAGAACCTGAGGAGTTCCTTGAGTCCACAAAGAAGACAAAGTGTTGGTCCAAATTTTCCTGTTAATAGGGTGATTGACACTTCCTCAATTGATAGGCTTCATGGAAATGTTTGTGACAAGCAAAGTTCTAGTCAATCACCCTCAAGACAAAGTTTTGGATCCGATGGCAATGAGTCAAAAACCGATTCAGAATTGCACAATCTAGTGAAAGAGGgagtaaagaaaaagacaaaaggGGATTCTAGAAGTGAAGCATCTTCCAAAATGGGCAGTTTGTCAAATGATAAGAAGTTGGATAGGATTCGGCCAGCAACTGCAAGTGGTGTTGTTTCAcaaaaactaaagaaagcatCACAATCACAGTTGGCCCTTGAATTTCCATCAAGATCAAGACCAAAGGGAAAAAGCCCTCCTCCAAAACCTCCTGTTGATAGGAAGAATGATAATAACCCTTTGGGGAAACAAAATACAAGAGTTATCCGCGTGAAAAAAACTGTTGGTGGAAGATCACTGTCACAAAGTCACATTGAGAATTTCACTGGATCAGCATTGGATAGGCCTGATCTGGGACTAGCTTTACTAAACCAAGCAAGGAACATGATTTCATCGGGAGATAATCCGATGAAAGCTCTTGAATTATCTCTTCAAGCAATGAAATTGTTTGAGAGAGCTGCTGCTTATGGGAAACCAAGTTTGGATTTGGCCATGTGTTTACATGTTACTGCAGCAATATATTGCAGTTTGGGACATTTCAGTGAAGCGATTCCAATTATAGAGCGCTCAATTGAGATTCCCACTATTGAGGAAGACCACCAACACGCCATTGCTAAATTTGCCGGTCACATGCATCTAGGAGACATATATGCCATGTTAGGCCATCTTGAGAAATCAATTAAGTGCTACACTGAAGGGTTGAAAGTACAAAGGAAGGCTTTGGGAGAAACAGATCCAAAAGTTGGTGAAACTTGCCGGTATGTGGCTGAGGCTAACTTTCAAGCATTGCAATTTGATGAAGCAGAGAGGCTGTGCCAAATTGCCCTTGACATTCATAGAGCAAATGGTTCACCCTCATCTCTTGAAGAGGCAGCTGATAGGAGGCTAATGGGACTTATATGTGAAGCAAATGGAAAACATGAAGCAGCCTTGGAGCATCTTGTTTTGGCCAGCATGGCAATGGTAGCAAATGGCCAACATGTGGAAGTAGCATCTGTTGATTGCAACATTGGAGACACATACTTATCCTTGGCTAGATATGATGAGGCCATCTTTGCATATCAGAGAGCATTGGCAGTTTACAGGACTCACAAAGGTGAGAATCATCCTTCTGTGGGATCAGTCTTTGTACGCCTTGCTGACTTGTATTGCAGGACATGGAAGATAAgggaatcaaaatcatattgTGAGAGTGCACTTAAAATCTATGAGAATCCCATGCCTGGGGTCCCTCCAGAGGAGGTTGCTAGTGGTTTTATGAATGTCTCAGCCATTTATGAGTCAATGAATGAGCTAGAACAGGCACTTAAGTTACTTCACAAGGCACTAGAGATACTTAATGAAGCCTCTGGTCAGCAAAACACAATAGCTGGTATTGAAGCTCAGATGGGAGTCATGTACTACGTGTTGGAGAACTACACTGAATCTTACAATACTTTCAAGAATGCTGTGTCGAAGCTTCGTGCTACTGGGGAGAAGAAATCTGCATTCTTTGGTACTGTTCTTAATCAAATGGGACTTGCTTGTGTGCAGCTTCATGCCTTAGATGAGGCTGTCGAATTATTTGAAGAAGCGAGGGTCATTCTGGAACAAGAGAATGGACCTTATCACCCTGAAACACTTGGAGTATATGGCAATCTTGCTGGCACGTATGATGCAATTGGAAG GTTGGATGAAGCAATTGAAATTCTTGAAAACATTGTGGTAATGAGGGAGGAAAAGCTTGGGACAGCAAATCCTGATGTTGTTGATGAGAAGAGAAGGTTGGACGAGTTGTTGAAGGAAACAGGCAGAGTTCGGAACAGAAAAACCAAGTCactcgagatcctttttgacgCCAATCCTCGTACTATAAAAAACCTTGTCGTTGAGGCCTGA